A genomic stretch from Moraxella nasicaprae includes:
- a CDS encoding aminotransferase class I/II-fold pyridoxal phosphate-dependent enzyme, giving the protein MTLAGATVSRGAIANWECGKNGIVSSKLPILAQVLGVSESYLLRGEPSVQSPNLPKTQHQYHQHDNNPSRYTTMPNQTIQPLKKSNKLANVCYDIRGELLQTANRMEAEGQRIIKLNIGNPAPFGLVAPDEIIKDVAMNLAEASGYSDSKGIFSARKAILQYYQAKGLIGATDVGDVYIGNGVSELIVMTMQAMLDDGDEVLIPMPDYPLWTAATHLAGGKAVHYRCVEENDWQPDLADIESKITPRTKGIVVINPNNPTGALYSNETLKAIADLAAKHHLVVMADEIYDRILYDEAVHTPMCTIAEDCLVLTYNGLSKSHRIAGYRAGWLMLSGKKDHATDFIEGLTMLASMRLCANVPAQYTIQTAMGGYQSMQALTAPSGRLCKQRDLAVKRLNAIKGISCTMPKGAFYCFAKMDPAVYPIDNDMKFMMELLIEEKVLIVQGTGFNWDKPDHFRVVFLPNLADLEDAMDRLDRFFAKKRKEFDTD; this is encoded by the coding sequence ATGACTTTGGCGGGAGCGACCGTCAGTCGTGGTGCGATTGCCAACTGGGAATGTGGCAAAAATGGCATTGTCAGTAGCAAATTACCCATTCTTGCCCAAGTGCTTGGTGTGAGCGAAAGCTATCTGTTGCGTGGCGAACCATCGGTGCAATCGCCCAATTTGCCCAAGACACAACATCAATATCATCAACATGATAATAATCCATCAAGGTACACCACTATGCCAAACCAAACCATTCAACCACTAAAAAAATCCAACAAACTTGCCAATGTCTGCTACGACATTCGTGGCGAATTATTACAAACTGCCAATCGCATGGAGGCAGAAGGGCAACGCATCATTAAGCTAAATATTGGCAATCCTGCACCATTTGGTTTGGTTGCTCCTGATGAAATCATCAAAGATGTGGCGATGAATTTGGCGGAGGCGTCTGGTTATTCAGATTCGAAGGGGATTTTTTCTGCTCGCAAGGCAATTTTGCAATATTATCAAGCCAAAGGATTGATTGGTGCGACCGATGTTGGCGATGTGTACATTGGTAATGGTGTGAGCGAACTAATTGTCATGACCATGCAGGCAATGCTTGATGATGGCGATGAGGTTCTTATTCCTATGCCTGACTATCCACTGTGGACGGCAGCCACTCATTTGGCTGGCGGTAAGGCGGTGCATTATCGCTGTGTCGAAGAGAATGATTGGCAGCCTGACTTGGCGGATATTGAAAGCAAAATCACGCCACGCACCAAAGGTATCGTGGTCATCAACCCCAACAACCCAACAGGGGCGTTGTACTCTAACGAAACCCTCAAAGCCATCGCAGACCTTGCCGCCAAGCATCATTTGGTGGTGATGGCAGATGAGATTTATGATCGTATTTTGTATGATGAAGCGGTACATACGCCCATGTGCACCATTGCCGAAGATTGCTTGGTACTGACCTATAACGGTCTGTCCAAGTCGCATCGCATCGCTGGATACCGTGCAGGCTGGCTGATGTTGTCTGGCAAAAAAGACCATGCGACTGACTTTATTGAGGGTTTGACGATGCTTGCTAGTATGCGTCTGTGTGCCAATGTACCAGCTCAATACACCATTCAAACAGCGATGGGTGGCTATCAATCGATGCAGGCATTGACCGCTCCATCGGGCAGATTGTGCAAGCAGCGAGACTTGGCGGTCAAACGACTAAATGCCATCAAGGGCATCAGTTGCACAATGCCAAAAGGGGCATTTTATTGTTTTGCCAAGATGGATCCAGCCGTCTATCCGATTGATAATGACATGAAATTCATGATGGAGCTGTTGATTGAAGAAAAGGTGCTGATTGTACAAGGCACAGGATTTAACTGGGATAAGCCTGATCATTTTAGGGTGGTGTTTTTGCCAAATCTGGCGGATTTGGAAGACGCAATGGATAGGCTTGATAGATTTTTTGCCAAAAAACGCAAAGAGTTTGACACAGACTGA
- a CDS encoding helix-turn-helix domain-containing protein, whose protein sequence is MQTHDKIRQLRELKKITQEEFAEQLAMSPSGYSKIERGESKLNLDKLQKIADLLAVSIVDLLPTEGNIIHHLNGAVNFQGTYHQYTGNNQDEIARLQLIIDHQKELLIQKEKELAIKDEMLALYRTTQSKNSF, encoded by the coding sequence ATGCAAACACATGATAAAATTCGCCAGTTAAGAGAATTAAAAAAGATTACACAGGAAGAATTTGCCGAGCAACTTGCAATGTCGCCCAGCGGATATTCTAAAATTGAACGAGGCGAATCCAAGCTCAATCTTGATAAATTACAAAAAATCGCTGACCTGCTGGCGGTCAGTATTGTTGATTTGCTACCCACAGAAGGCAATATTATTCACCATCTAAATGGTGCGGTCAATTTTCAAGGAACTTATCATCAATATACTGGCAATAACCAAGATGAAATTGCACGCCTACAACTAATTATTGACCACCAAAAAGAGCTACTGATTCAAAAAGAAAAGGAATTAGCAATTAAAGATGAGATGCTTGCATTGTACCGAACAACTCAAAGCAAAAACTCCTTTTAA
- a CDS encoding nitrite/sulfite reductase, which translates to MYQYSYADQALVNERVAQYRHQTERFLAGELPEDEFLPIRLQNGLYIQRHAPMLRVAIPYGLLASYQLRTLAKIADEYDRGYGHFTTRTNIQFNWVELPKVPDILQVLADNQMHAIQTSGNCIRNTTTDPFAGVSVDEIADPRPYCEIIRQWSTFHPEFAYLPRKFKIAVIGSKIDRSASQLHDIGLHLVKQDGQIGFEVIVGGGLGRTPMIGKVINEFLPREHLLSYLDAILRVYNLEGRRDNKYKARIKILVDSIGKDEFAKKVNDEWQFSKDGELTLTDEHFKKAESYFTSPDYQNLDLLNETNKLKTQLDSNINFKNWYEHNTVNHKINGYRVVVISLKAGLIKYKDGTEKFIPSGDMTSHQMRALADLADKYSFGEIRVTHHQNVILSDVKLSDLYDLWQALDELYLARPNIGTLTDMIVCPGFDYCSLANATTHNIAQNIEKAFDDLDYLYDLGDIRLNMSGCMNACAHHHIGDIGILGVDKKGEHWYQISLGGNGGSNAKLGQILGKAVPADEVADTIKTIAKVYKDGRQETADEIERFGDFINRVGITPFKEAVYG; encoded by the coding sequence ATGTACCAATATTCCTACGCCGACCAAGCCCTAGTAAACGAACGAGTTGCCCAGTATCGTCATCAGACCGAGCGGTTTTTGGCGGGCGAATTGCCCGAAGATGAGTTTTTGCCCATTCGCTTGCAAAATGGGCTTTATATCCAACGCCACGCCCCAATGCTCCGTGTTGCCATTCCCTACGGACTTCTTGCAAGCTACCAACTTCGCACGCTTGCCAAGATTGCGGACGAATACGACCGTGGCTACGGACATTTTACCACTCGCACTAACATTCAGTTTAACTGGGTTGAGCTTCCCAAAGTGCCTGATATTTTGCAAGTTTTGGCGGACAATCAAATGCACGCCATTCAGACCTCTGGCAACTGTATCCGCAACACCACCACCGACCCCTTTGCAGGCGTGAGCGTGGACGAGATTGCCGACCCACGCCCTTATTGTGAGATTATCCGCCAGTGGAGCACCTTCCACCCAGAATTTGCCTATTTGCCACGCAAATTTAAAATCGCTGTCATCGGCTCAAAAATTGACCGCTCGGCAAGCCAACTGCACGACATTGGACTGCACCTTGTCAAGCAAGACGGTCAAATTGGCTTTGAGGTCATTGTCGGCGGAGGGCTTGGGCGTACGCCGATGATTGGCAAGGTAATTAACGAATTTTTGCCACGAGAGCATTTACTCTCTTATTTGGACGCTATTTTGCGTGTGTATAATTTAGAAGGCAGACGGGATAATAAATACAAAGCAAGAATTAAAATATTGGTAGATAGTATTGGCAAAGACGAATTTGCCAAAAAGGTGAATGACGAATGGCAATTTAGTAAAGACGGTGAATTAACTTTAACAGACGAGCATTTTAAAAAGGCGGAGAGTTATTTTACCTCGCCTGATTATCAAAATTTAGATTTGTTAAATGAAACCAACAAATTAAAAACTCAATTAGACAGCAATATCAATTTTAAAAACTGGTATGAACACAATACCGTCAATCATAAAATCAACGGCTATCGTGTGGTAGTGATTTCTTTAAAAGCAGGGCTGATTAAATACAAAGACGGCACAGAAAAATTTATCCCTTCTGGCGATATGACAAGTCATCAAATGCGTGCTTTGGCGGATTTGGCGGACAAATACAGCTTTGGTGAAATTCGTGTTACGCATCATCAAAATGTCATTTTATCCGATGTTAAACTCAGTGATTTATATGACTTATGGCAAGCCTTAGATGAGCTGTATTTGGCTCGCCCCAATATCGGTACGCTCACCGATATGATTGTTTGCCCAGGCTTTGATTATTGTTCTTTGGCAAATGCCACCACCCATAACATCGCCCAAAATATTGAAAAAGCCTTTGATGATTTGGATTATTTGTATGATTTGGGCGATATACGGCTAAATATGTCTGGCTGTATGAATGCCTGTGCTCATCATCATATTGGCGATATTGGTATTTTGGGCGTGGACAAAAAAGGCGAGCATTGGTATCAGATAAGTCTTGGTGGTAATGGCGGTAGTAATGCCAAATTGGGTCAGATATTGGGTAAAGCCGTGCCTGCTGATGAAGTGGCTGATACCATTAAAACCATTGCCAAAGTCTATAAAGACGGTCGCCAAGAAACGGCTGATGAAATAGAACGCTTTGGCGATTTTATAAATCGTGTGGGTATTACACCGTTTAAAGAAGCGGTATATGGGTAA
- a CDS encoding DUF934 domain-containing protein, protein MYLVEFENQEITKIPVNLSLLTHKASELQENVVFDFIKNHEQTANFLKTAVLFDELENFNQECHTVILTADNSPNDIEKLVNDFGFYDTIFFVQDFKDGRTFSLIRHLRNLSFFGSIYLLGNYGLDQAGYYFKSGANGFFVKDEQLDTILKTLEDLKSGHFGQSVAGLPMFQ, encoded by the coding sequence ATGTATTTGGTTGAATTTGAAAATCAAGAAATTACCAAAATACCAGTCAATCTTTCTTTATTAACTCATAAAGCAAGTGAGTTGCAAGAAAATGTGGTATTTGATTTTATTAAAAACCACGAACAAACGGCTAATTTTTTAAAAACGGCTGTTTTGTTTGATGAATTGGAAAATTTTAATCAAGAATGTCATACGGTCATTTTGACGGCGGATAATTCGCCCAATGATATTGAAAAATTGGTCAATGATTTTGGATTTTATGATACTATCTTTTTTGTGCAAGACTTTAAAGATGGTAGGACTTTTAGTTTAATTCGCCATTTAAGAAATTTAAGTTTTTTTGGTAGTATTTATTTGCTTGGTAATTATGGACTTGACCAAGCAGGTTATTATTTTAAATCAGGGGCGAATGGCTTTTTTGTTAAAGATGAGCAATTAGACACCATTTTAAAAACCTTAGAGGATTTAAAGAGTGGGCATTTTGGGCAGTCGGTCGCAGGATTGCCGATGTTTCAGTAA
- the cysG gene encoding siroheme synthase CysG, translating into MNTLPLFFNLKNRCVLIIGGGEVAIRKATLMKSAGANITVIAKTIDDELTHLLKDDNHQLIIKSYDKADLNSEFAFCIVATDDNELNRQIYQDCKILNIPVNVVDTPELCDFIFPAIVDRDPITIGISSNGNSPVLARLLRAKIESILPPHIGKLAQVAGQFRQTIKERLPNVNARRKFWEKIFGENLNGVGVFANSQNINLDELQKALSNFEKTNHNQGEVYIVGAGAGSPDLLTFKALRLMQQADVVLYDALVSDEILELCRRDSDKIFVGKKRSCHAKSQDEINQMLVDLAKSGKRVLRLKGGDPFIFGRGGEEMIACQRAGVPYQIVSGITASLAGASGAGIPLTHRGVATSVRFLTGCYQTGDNFDGLKSTYQADETLVFYMGLHALENIVASLMTDLPSDTPVAIVSNASLPTQRVLVGNLGNIVQKQKIANLSAPAIIIVGRVVGLYQNESSD; encoded by the coding sequence ATGAACACCTTGCCCCTATTTTTTAATTTAAAAAATCGCTGCGTATTGATTATTGGTGGTGGCGAAGTTGCCATTCGTAAAGCCACGCTGATGAAATCGGCAGGAGCGAATATTACCGTCATTGCTAAAACCATTGATGATGAATTAACACACTTATTAAAAGACGACAATCATCAATTGATTATTAAATCTTATGATAAAGCGGATTTAAATTCAGAATTTGCCTTTTGTATTGTCGCTACCGATGATAATGAGCTAAACCGTCAAATTTATCAAGATTGCAAAATTTTAAATATTCCTGTGAATGTCGTGGATACGCCAGAATTATGCGATTTTATTTTTCCTGCCATTGTGGATAGAGACCCTATTACCATTGGCATATCGTCCAATGGTAATTCGCCCGTGTTGGCAAGATTATTGCGAGCCAAAATAGAAAGCATCTTACCGCCCCATATTGGCAAATTGGCACAAGTGGCAGGACAATTTAGACAAACGATAAAAGAGCGTTTGCCTAATGTCAATGCCAGACGCAAGTTTTGGGAAAAGATTTTTGGTGAAAATTTAAATGGCGTGGGTGTATTTGCTAATAGCCAAAATATTAACCTTGATGAATTACAAAAAGCGTTATCCAATTTTGAAAAAACCAATCACAATCAAGGCGAGGTTTATATAGTCGGAGCAGGGGCAGGCAGTCCTGATTTATTAACTTTTAAAGCACTAAGGTTAATGCAACAAGCCGATGTGGTCTTATACGATGCGTTGGTGTCTGATGAGATTTTGGAATTGTGTCGCAGAGACAGCGATAAGATTTTTGTGGGTAAAAAACGCTCTTGCCACGCCAAAAGTCAAGATGAAATCAATCAAATGCTTGTAGATTTGGCAAAATCTGGCAAACGAGTACTTAGATTAAAAGGCGGAGACCCCTTTATTTTTGGGCGTGGGGGCGAGGAGATGATTGCCTGCCAAAGGGCTGGCGTGCCTTATCAAATCGTCTCTGGCATCACGGCAAGCCTAGCAGGGGCAAGCGGTGCGGGCATTCCGCTCACACATCGGGGCGTGGCGACAAGTGTGAGATTTTTGACGGGGTGCTATCAGACGGGCGATAATTTTGACGGACTAAAAAGCACTTATCAAGCCGATGAAACGCTGGTATTTTATATGGGGCTGCACGCCTTAGAAAATATTGTGGCAAGTTTAATGACCGATTTGCCAAGCGATACGCCTGTGGCGATTGTCTCTAATGCCAGTTTGCCAACTCAAAGGGTATTGGTTGGGAATTTGGGCAATATTGTACAAAAGCAAAAAATTGCCAATTTATCAGCTCCTGCAATTATTATTGTGGGTAGGGTTGTAGGACTGTATCAAAATGAGTCATCGGATTGA
- a CDS encoding mechanosensitive ion channel family protein yields the protein MSSQTNHEIQQATQSVASAAADAQKAAETAKEVAKEAAHVTKETLEQGTNGVLDFLGVPIDIATLTQMSIDFGGRIALALLIFFVGQWIGKRLVNVAKLMMARSRLDNTAANFLGNLLYGVMLVAVILASLNKLGVNTNSFVAILGAAGVAIGVSLKDQLSNLAAGVLIVIFRPFGRGDVVEIGGQMGTVLDITLVNTRIRSAHNHEIIIPNGDIMTRSSTNFSSLPTRRVDIEVGIGYDADIRKARAVMLNLAKQHQLVLSEPEPTVVVMALADSSVNLSMRVWTQNEHWLTVQSDLLEQVKYAFDDEGINIPFPNRTVQIEGLQELAATLNQSKKIQGKGEENE from the coding sequence ATGAGTAGTCAAACCAACCACGAGATACAACAGGCAACACAGAGTGTCGCATCGGCCGCTGCTGATGCCCAAAAAGCCGCTGAAACCGCCAAAGAAGTCGCCAAAGAGGCGGCTCATGTCACCAAAGAGACTTTGGAGCAAGGCACAAATGGCGTATTGGATTTTTTGGGTGTGCCAATCGATATTGCCACTTTGACTCAGATGAGTATTGATTTTGGCGGGCGTATTGCATTGGCATTGCTCATCTTTTTTGTGGGTCAGTGGATTGGCAAACGCTTAGTGAATGTCGCCAAGCTAATGATGGCACGAAGTCGTCTGGATAACACGGCTGCCAACTTTTTGGGCAACCTGCTATATGGCGTGATGCTGGTTGCAGTTATTTTAGCATCATTAAATAAACTGGGTGTGAATACCAACTCATTTGTGGCGATTTTGGGTGCGGCTGGCGTTGCTATTGGTGTGTCATTAAAAGACCAATTATCCAATTTGGCAGCAGGCGTGTTGATTGTGATTTTTCGCCCATTTGGTCGTGGCGATGTGGTTGAGATTGGTGGACAGATGGGAACGGTGCTAGACATTACTTTGGTCAATACCCGTATTCGTTCGGCACACAATCATGAAATCATCATTCCAAATGGCGACATCATGACCCGTTCTAGCACCAATTTTTCATCATTACCAACCCGTCGTGTGGATATTGAGGTTGGCATTGGCTATGATGCAGACATTCGTAAAGCTCGTGCTGTCATGCTTAATTTGGCAAAACAGCATCAGCTGGTATTGAGTGAACCAGAGCCAACTGTGGTGGTCATGGCATTGGCGGACAGCTCAGTCAATCTTAGTATGCGTGTCTGGACGCAAAATGAGCATTGGCTAACCGTGCAAAGTGATTTATTAGAACAGGTTAAATATGCTTTTGATGATGAAGGCATCAATATCCCATTCCCAAATCGCACGGTGCAGATTGAGGGCTTGCAGGAGCTTGCTGCAACCCTTAATCAATCAAAAAAGATTCAAGGCAAGGGTGAGGAAAATGAGTGA
- a CDS encoding tetratricopeptide repeat protein, which yields MSDTQAYQAKQLILLCQKQGDYQKGLTIARQALTLGEHQAFFLSAAATMCIRLEYWQEAIDYALQAIKIDSSDINSFDVLAHAYGAMQDWGNAALYGRAALELRHLNVLQNTSIPTLPPLPDGNNKRKNIISFSLFGDSSAYIEPAIMNVALVADVYPDWLCRFYVDDSVPSSAIDRLTTSCSEVVHVQGRDRSLPKTMWRFLAMDDKTVGRVIFRDADSVISGREATTVAEWIDSGQRFHTIRDSGSHTELVLAGLWGALAGMIPNITQKMHDYIVKHGDEGRFADQNFLREVAWRYIHQDVYASDRIFGFMNAKPILDTHFDFSLTHIGCNEGSSVFCANSDQFTTGKKVTWRLYSSIRLLPDFTLPVQVGEERLICEYHTVAKDGHVKGLIPRRYAHGIDKGLSRIELITT from the coding sequence ATGAGTGATACGCAAGCATATCAGGCCAAGCAGCTCATTTTGCTTTGCCAAAAGCAAGGCGATTATCAAAAAGGACTGACCATTGCTCGCCAAGCATTGACGCTGGGCGAGCATCAGGCATTCTTTTTGTCTGCTGCGGCAACAATGTGTATTCGCCTTGAATATTGGCAGGAGGCGATTGATTATGCTTTACAGGCCATCAAAATTGATTCATCTGACATTAACAGTTTTGATGTGCTAGCCCACGCTTATGGAGCGATGCAAGATTGGGGAAATGCTGCTCTTTATGGTAGAGCGGCATTGGAACTAAGGCATCTTAATGTCTTGCAAAACACCAGTATACCAACTTTACCGCCGTTGCCAGATGGTAATAATAAAAGGAAGAATATCATCAGTTTTTCATTATTTGGTGATAGTTCGGCATATATTGAGCCTGCCATCATGAATGTAGCCTTGGTTGCCGATGTGTATCCTGATTGGCTTTGTCGTTTTTATGTTGATGACTCGGTGCCATCATCTGCCATTGATCGATTAACCACTTCTTGTAGCGAAGTTGTTCATGTTCAGGGTAGGGATAGGAGTCTGCCAAAAACAATGTGGCGTTTTTTGGCCATGGATGACAAGACGGTAGGTCGTGTCATTTTTCGAGATGCAGATTCGGTCATTTCGGGTAGGGAAGCGACAACTGTTGCTGAATGGATTGATAGCGGTCAAAGATTTCATACTATTAGAGATTCTGGTTCGCATACAGAGCTTGTTTTGGCGGGTCTTTGGGGTGCGTTAGCTGGCATGATTCCAAATATCACCCAAAAAATGCATGACTACATTGTCAAACATGGCGACGAGGGTCGTTTTGCTGATCAGAATTTTTTAAGGGAAGTGGCGTGGCGATATATTCATCAAGATGTGTATGCCAGCGATAGGATTTTTGGTTTTATGAACGCTAAGCCTATTTTGGATACCCATTTTGATTTTTCGCTCACGCACATTGGCTGTAATGAGGGTAGTTCTGTTTTTTGTGCCAATAGTGACCAATTTACCACAGGTAAAAAAGTGACATGGAGATTGTATTCTAGTATCAGATTACTACCTGATTTTACTCTACCTGTGCAGGTGGGCGAGGAGCGTCTGATTTGTGAATACCACACAGTTGCCAAAGATGGTCATGTTAAAGGGCTGATTCCTAGGCGTTATGCTCACGGTATTGACAAAGGGCTAAGTCGCATTGAGTTGATTACTACATAG
- the sthA gene encoding Si-specific NAD(P)(+) transhydrogenase: protein MAQTFEPIESTVLHPNLISPLDGRRIGLRTHREKDRHGYEYDAVVLGAGPAGEAAAMKLAKSGYRVVVIDPRNQVGGNSAHVGTIPSKALRQSVFNVINFRRDPLFNQVKDSYQVPLSKVLDRARQVIRQQVNTHRLFYERNQIEVIHGWGSFVDAHTLEITTDDGEPTKTITFNQAVIAVGSRPYRPDILDFDHPRVFDSDKILQMDYLARRIIIYGAGVIGCEYASIFTGLGYVVDLINNKEQLLSYLDEEISDALSHDFRQFGVRIRNNEEIDHLETHDDCVILHLKSGKKIKSDAILWCNGRTGNTDSLNLEAVGLTANSRGQLEVDKTYRTNVPHIYAVGDVIGWPSLASAAYDQGRNAAGFMVGDEDAEFINSVPTGIYTIPEISSIGKTEAELTAEQIPYEVGQAFFKHLARSQIIGERSGVLKILFHRETLEILGIHCYGNHASEIIHIGQAVMKCGHTLEYFINTTFNYPTMAEAYRVAALNGLNRIF, encoded by the coding sequence ATGGCACAGACTTTTGAACCAATCGAATCGACCGTACTACATCCAAATCTCATCAGCCCATTGGACGGCAGACGCATCGGTCTAAGAACGCATCGTGAAAAAGACAGACACGGTTATGAATATGATGCAGTGGTACTGGGTGCAGGCCCTGCTGGCGAAGCAGCAGCAATGAAACTTGCCAAGTCAGGTTATCGTGTGGTTGTGATTGACCCTAGAAATCAGGTGGGTGGTAACTCAGCTCATGTTGGCACAATTCCAAGCAAAGCACTGCGTCAGTCGGTCTTTAATGTCATCAACTTTCGCCGAGACCCACTATTTAACCAAGTTAAAGACAGTTATCAAGTGCCGCTAAGCAAAGTGCTTGACCGTGCCAGACAAGTGATTCGCCAGCAAGTCAATACCCATCGCTTGTTCTATGAACGCAACCAAATCGAGGTCATTCACGGCTGGGGCAGTTTTGTTGATGCTCATACGCTAGAAATCACCACTGACGATGGTGAACCAACCAAAACCATCACTTTTAATCAAGCGGTCATCGCTGTTGGTTCTCGCCCTTATCGTCCTGATATTTTGGACTTTGACCACCCACGAGTCTTTGATTCTGACAAGATTTTGCAGATGGATTATCTGGCTCGCCGCATCATCATTTATGGTGCTGGCGTGATTGGTTGCGAATACGCCTCCATCTTTACAGGATTAGGCTATGTGGTTGATTTGATTAACAACAAAGAACAATTGTTAAGCTATCTGGACGAAGAAATCTCAGACGCATTGTCACACGATTTTCGTCAATTTGGCGTGCGTATTCGCAATAATGAAGAGATTGACCATCTAGAAACGCATGATGATTGTGTAATCCTACACCTAAAAAGTGGTAAGAAAATCAAATCCGACGCCATCTTATGGTGTAATGGTCGCACGGGCAATACCGACAGCCTAAACCTAGAAGCAGTGGGTCTGACTGCCAATAGTCGTGGGCAATTGGAAGTTGATAAAACCTATCGCACCAATGTGCCACACATTTATGCCGTTGGCGATGTCATTGGCTGGCCGTCACTTGCCTCTGCCGCCTACGATCAGGGTCGTAATGCCGCAGGGTTTATGGTGGGTGATGAAGACGCTGAATTCATCAACAGCGTGCCTACGGGCATTTATACCATTCCTGAAATTTCCAGTATTGGTAAAACCGAAGCTGAACTGACCGCTGAGCAGATTCCCTATGAAGTCGGTCAGGCTTTCTTTAAGCATTTGGCTCGTTCTCAAATCATTGGCGAACGCTCAGGTGTTCTAAAAATCCTATTCCACCGTGAAACCCTAGAAATTCTAGGCATTCATTGCTACGGTAACCACGCCTCAGAGATTATCCATATTGGGCAGGCGGTGATGAAATGCGGTCATACCTTGGAGTATTTCATTAACACCACCTTTAACTATCCAACGATGGCAGAAGCCTATCGTGTGGCTGCGTTAAATGGCTTGAATAGAATTTTTTAA
- a CDS encoding DUF4377 domain-containing protein, which produces MKKFTQAMAVGMLMTVGMTLTACQSTPTPAPIYTPQITLHEPQILEILPQRASCDSATPMQCLLVRSQDDLSAIFGIGYNSIKGFEPKTGVGYKIKASQEIDQNTGRPTGFWQLQEVLSQHTSR; this is translated from the coding sequence ATGAAAAAATTCACACAAGCAATGGCTGTTGGTATGCTGATGACCGTTGGCATGACTTTGACCGCCTGCCAAAGCACGCCCACGCCAGCTCCCATTTACACCCCTCAAATCACACTGCACGAACCACAAATTTTAGAAATCCTCCCCCAAAGAGCCTCTTGTGATTCTGCCACACCAATGCAATGTCTGCTGGTGCGTTCACAAGATGATTTGTCGGCAATTTTTGGTATTGGCTACAACAGCATCAAGGGTTTTGAGCCAAAAACTGGGGTTGGTTATAAAATCAAAGCCAGCCAAGAAATCGACCAAAATACAGGTCGCCCCACAGGATTTTGGCAATTACAAGAAGTCCTATCTCAACACACCTCTCGCTAA
- the ppsR gene encoding posphoenolpyruvate synthetase regulatory kinase/phosphorylase PpsR, which yields MYVHTPTDTSNSLPSADKPVMRSAFFISDGTAITAETLGKSLLSQFGDVEFDIQIIPYVDTPESAYEAVKRINQAHHLTGLRPLVFDTIVSDHIREIINSADACNLDIYEGLITRIADEINHKPDPHAGIAHSKVDSDDYKSRIDAVHFALDNDDGARTTHYDGADIILVGLSRSGKTPTSLYLALQYGIRAANYPLTEEDLDTSSLPPALKAHKHKLFGLTIDTERLVRIRQERKAGSRYASLAQCQEEQRAIQAIYIAQKIPNLNVSEMSVEEIATRILQMTGLKRRIG from the coding sequence ATGTATGTCCATACCCCAACCGATACCAGTAACTCTCTCCCATCTGCTGACAAGCCTGTGATGCGTAGTGCATTTTTTATCTCTGACGGCACTGCCATTACTGCTGAGACTTTGGGCAAATCACTATTAAGCCAGTTTGGCGATGTGGAATTTGACATTCAAATCATTCCTTATGTTGATACGCCAGAAAGTGCTTATGAAGCCGTTAAGCGTATCAATCAAGCACATCATTTGACAGGATTAAGACCGCTGGTCTTTGACACCATTGTCAGCGACCACATTCGTGAAATCATCAATTCAGCCGATGCCTGCAACCTTGATATTTATGAGGGTTTAATTACTCGCATCGCTGATGAAATCAACCACAAGCCCGACCCACACGCAGGCATTGCTCACAGCAAAGTGGATTCTGACGACTACAAATCCAGAATTGATGCGGTGCATTTTGCCCTAGATAATGATGATGGTGCAAGAACCACACACTATGACGGAGCAGACATCATTTTGGTGGGATTGTCTCGTTCTGGCAAAACCCCCACTTCTTTGTATTTGGCATTACAATATGGCATTCGTGCCGCCAACTATCCTTTGACCGAAGAAGATTTAGACACCAGCAGTCTGCCCCCTGCCCTAAAAGCACATAAGCATAAACTATTTGGTCTTACCATTGATACAGAACGCTTGGTGCGTATTCGCCAAGAGCGAAAAGCAGGCAGTCGCTATGCCAGCCTTGCTCAATGCCAAGAAGAACAACGAGCAATCCAAGCGATTTATATCGCCCAAAAAATCCCCAATCTCAATGTCTCAGAAATGTCAGTGGAAGAAATCGCCACTCGCATTTTGCAGATGACAGGGCTAAAACGCCGCATTGGTTGA